One genomic segment of Panicum virgatum strain AP13 chromosome 2N, P.virgatum_v5, whole genome shotgun sequence includes these proteins:
- the LOC120662921 gene encoding protein NODULATION SIGNALING PATHWAY 1-like encodes MSNERGDQESTAATSSGASDWLDESIAFLAADLDVGLGAYGWLQASAEEEQQQGIDSMVAETRLPPTTTILPQSGLGPVSTSVASSPVASPGEFGQPRKRKSPQHSSQHYPVGGGPELDSGGTSSSRKPSKKGSAKPGAASLGWDARWAEQLLNPCAVAIEAGNLPRAQHLLYVLGELASFSGEPNHRLAAHGLRALTQRLPHAVGPAAAATVKMPPCECPTPMFSGVDPRLFRALLIRFNEVSPWFAVPNALANAAIAQWPTLLEALTRVPRGSTPPAVHLTVGGPAAAPPVSFSASPPGYDCSPQLLRYAKTINLDLAIVQTPCTDSLHGTLTPGETLVVCLQFRLGHATADEQVAVLRNIRSLNPELLVLAELDYGGRSDGSVASEFAARLEHLWMFLDSTAAAFKGRDADERRVMEAEAGTALAATSRRGAAVDGRRGARRWRRPRRC; translated from the exons ATGAGCAATGAGCGAGGAGACCAAGAATCCACCGCCGCCACAAGCAGCGGCGCCTCGGATTGGCTCGACGAGTCCatcgccttcctcgccgccgacctTGACGTCGGCCTCGGTGCTTATGGCTGGTTGCAGGCATcagcggaggaggagcagcagcagggcaTCGACAGCATGGTGGCGGAGACACGGCTACCTCCGACCACCACCATCTTGCCCCAGTCAGGCCTGGGCCCTGTTTCCACTAGCGTTGCATCGTCGCCGGTGGCGTCGCCGGGGGAGTTTGGGCAGCCAAGGAAACGCAAGTCACCGCAGCACAGCAGCCAACACTATCCGGTTGGAGGTGGCCCCGAGCTTGACAGCGGAGGAACGAGCAGCAGCCGGAAGCCGAGCAAGAAGGGCAGTGCAAAGCCAGGTGCTGCGAGCTTGGGCTGGGATGCGAGGTGGGCGGAGCAGCTGCTGAACCCGTGCGCGGTCGCCATCGAGGCGGGCAACCTGCCGCGCGCGCAGCACCTGCTGTACGTGCTCGGCGAGCTCGCCTCCTTCTCCGGCGAACCAAACCACCGCCTGGCCGCGCACGGGCTGCGCGCCCTCACGCAACGCCTCCCGCACGCCGTGGGTCCAGCGGCCGCGGCGACCGTGAAGATGCCACCCTGCGAGTGCCCGACGCCGATGTTCTCCGGCGTCGACCCGCGCCTCTTCCGCGCGTTGCTCATCAGGTTCAACGAGGTCAGCCCGTGGTTCGCGGTCCCGAACGCGCTCGCCAACGCCGCGATTGCGCAG TGGCCGACGCTGCTCGAGGCGCTCACCCGCGTGCCACGGGGCTCCACGCCCCCCGCCGTCCACCTCACGGTCGGcggccccgcggccgccccACCGGTGTCGTTCTCCGCTTCACCTCCCGGCTACGACTGCTCACCGCAGCTGCTCCGGTACGCCAAGACCATCAACCTGGACCTCGCCATCGTGCAAACACCATGCACGGACAGCCTGCACGGCACTCTCACCCCCGGCGAGACCCTCGTCGTCTGCCTCCAGTTCCGGCTCGgccacgccaccgccgacgagcaGGTAGCAGTACTCCGAAACATCAGGAGCCTCAACCCAGAGCTACTAGTCCTCGCCGAGCTGGACTACGGCGGCCGAAGCGACGGCAGCGTGGCGAGCGAGTTCGCGGCCAGGCTGGAGCATCTCTGGATGTTCCTGGACTCGACGGCCGCTGCGTTCAAGGGCCGGGACGCCGACGAGAGGCGGGTGATGGAAGCGGAGGCCGGGACGGCACTGGCGGCCACGTCGAGGCGTGGAGCGGCCGTGGACGGACGTCGgggggcgaggcggtggagaCGGCCAAGGCGCTGCTGA
- the LOC120658586 gene encoding putative aminoacrylate hydrolase RutD yields the protein MPTLGIAPLLGAYFRRRFAAAGLVEASVPLDGGATTVHCWRFPPGTDGATDARPVLVLLHGFGPPATWQWRRQVIPLSRRFRLVVPDLLFFGGSSTSAAARVSEAHQAEAVAKLVAAVVPPGAARVSVAGTSYGGFVAYHVARLLGPGAVERVVIASSDLLKADADDRALLRRGGAERVEDVMLPRSPERMRRLLQLAYHRPRRFTPGFVLRDLVQYLYSDKVEEKKELIKGITLGNKDKFQLTPLAQEVLVLWGEHDQIFPIEKAFEVARKLGPNARLEVLKDTGHMPQEEDPKRFNEAILNFLLPAPKSSL from the exons ATGCCGACGCTCGGCATCGCGCCGCTGCTCGGCGCCTacttccgccgccgcttcgccgCGGCGGGCCTCGTAGAGGCGTCCGTgcccctcgacggcggcgccaccACGGTCCACTGCTGGCGCTTCCCGCCGGGCACCGACGGAGCCACCGACGCGCGCCCCGTCCTGGTACTCCTCCACGGCTTCGGCCCCCCGGCGACGTGGCAGTGGCGGCGCCAGGTGATCCCGCTCTCCCGCCGGTTCCGCCTCGTCGTCCCGGACCTCCTCTTCTTCGGCGGCTCGTCCacgtcggcggccgcgcgcgtctCCGAGGCCCACCAGGCCGAGGCGGTGGCGAAGCTCGTGGCGGCCGTGGTGCCGCCCGGGGCGGCGCGCGTGTCGGTGGCCGGCACGAGCTACGGCGGGTTCGTGGCGTACCACGTGGCGAGGCTGCTGGGCCCCGGCGCGGTGGAGCGGGTGGTGATCGCCAGCTCCGACCTGCTCAAGGCCGACGCCGACGACcgcgcgctgctccgccgcggcggcgcggagcgcgtCGAGGACGTGATGCTGCCGCGCTCCCCCGAGCGGATGCGCCGGCTGCTGCAGCTCGCGTACCACCGCCCGCGCCGGTTCACGCCCGGGTTCGTGCTTCGCGACCTCGTCCAG TATCTGTACAGTGACAAAGTAGAAGAGAAGAAGGAACTGATAAAGGGCATAACGCTGGGCAACAAAGACAAGTTCCAGCTTACACCACTCGCTCAG GAAGTTCTTGTGTTATGGGGAGAGCATGACCAGATATTCCCTATAGAGAAGGCATTTGAAGTGGCAAG GAAACTTGGACCAAATGCGAGGTTGGAGGTCCTCAAGGACACTGGCCACATGCCTCAGGAGGAGGATCCAAAGCGGTTCAATGAGGCAATCCTGAACTTCTTGCTTCCAGCTCCAAAGTCCTCTTTGTAA
- the LOC120662922 gene encoding cyclin-K-like, whose amino-acid sequence MPLAPPPAAAQPPIARLPSPHPPLQLCTGARRRSHPTSCGPWYRSDPPRLLRSLAGGQPGGQAAQRRAHGPPHRGHCPPGSAPRPAAPPQPSSPPALPSGPALHRGQRPQARHHGWRPRLDLPRLQRSPAGRLARRAGGCLRPSTTRPAPKLRIVAGGPARCSCTQARVPLPSPS is encoded by the coding sequence ATGCCCCTGGCCCCGCCCCCGGCCGCTGCACAGCCACCCATCGCCCGCCTCCCCAGTCCCCACCCTCCCCTTCAGCTCTGCACAGGCGCACGGCGCCGCTCGCACCCGACCAGCTGTGGCCCGTGGTACCGCTCCGACCCTCCTCGCCTCCTGCGCTCCCTGGCCGGCGGCCAGCCGGGCGGGCAGGCAGCCCAGCGCCGCGCACACGGACCGCCGCACCGCGGCCACTGCCCCCCCGGCTCGGCACCGCGGCCAGCGGCCCCGCCCCAACCCTCGTCGCCTCCGGCGCTCCCCAGCGGGCCAGCGCTGCACCGCGGCCAGCGCCCCCAGGCTCGGCACCACGGCTGGCGGCCCCGCCTCGaccttcctcgcctccagcgCTCCCCTGCCGGCCGGCTAGCCAGGAGGGCAGGCGGCTGCCTCCGGCCGAGCACCACGCGCCCCGCCCCCAAGCTCCGCATCGTGGCCGGCGGCCCAGCGCGGTGCTCCTGCACCCAAGCCCGCGTGCCGCTCCCGTCCCCGAGCTAG